Below is a genomic region from Nitrospiraceae bacterium.
AAGCCGATCACACTGAGATTCGGCGAGCGGCGAACTGTCGCCATGGGGTTGTTTTCTGGTGCCATGGGATTCTCCGTCTACGGTCTGGCGCCAACCGGATGGCTGTACTGCTTCGGAATTCCGATCATGGCCTTCTGGGGCCTCGCTAGTCCGGCCATGCAGGCGTTGATGACCCGCCGGGTGCGTGCGTCCGAGCAGGGTCAACTCCAAGGGGCCATCGCCAGCCTCACCGGCATTGCCGGTCTCGTCGGACCGAGCATCTTCACGCAAACCTTCGCACACTTCATTGGTCCACAAGCCGGGTGGCACCTCCCCGGCGCGCCCTATCTGCTCGCATCCATACTATTGTTACTGGGTATGACGATCGCCTGGCGATCAACGAGGGCGTAGATGGGGGAGGTAATCACGAGGAGGAAATTGAGTCAGTGACGAGACTGCACGAGATGGAAGAACACCTAGTACTGTACCGGACTTGATTCAGTTATGAATCCTATCTGATTACCCTCTCTGTTCGAGCCTTCAGTTTGTGTTGAACCAGAATATTCCTCCCTCCAACTAGAATCACCATTGAAAATGCCGTGTTGGACAGGGTTGCCGGTGTGACTTCTCGATCGAATCTCCATCGGCATACGACTTGCGCTTGGTGGTAGTAGCAACAACCGACTGATTCATGAGGTTGACCATGTGTCGATGGAAACAGACATTCGTTTCGATCATGGTGGGTCTTTCGTCACTCTTCCTATTGAGTTGCGGAGGGGGAGGGGGTGGCGGCGGTGGAACATCTACTCCTCCACAAGCGAATCCTTGTGGAAGCGTTGTCGATATCTCACCTGCCAGTTCAACGAATGGAGCCCTGACAACTACTGATTGCACGATTGAAGCACTCTTCCCTGGCTCTGGCGACCAGAGCTATGTCGACCAATACCGTGTCACACTACCGTCTAGAGGCAGACTCACGATCCATATGGACTCGAACCAGTTCGACACCTTCCTTGTATTGCTACAGTCTCCGCTGCAATTACCCGAGATCGCCATGGATGACGACGGTGGTGGAGGTGACCTGCCCCCTGTAGTTGTACCACTTGCAATGTGACTCACGCGCACCGTGGCGCGATGGCTTCCGGTACCGGCGGACGATAGCCCAGGGCGCTGTGGGGCCGAATCCGGTTGTAGGTCTGCCGCCAGCACTCCACGAGCACCTTCACCTCCCAGAGTGTATCAAACAGTTCCCGATCCAACAGTTCATCCCGTAGTTTGTTCGGTGATG
It encodes:
- a CDS encoding integrase core domain-containing protein, which translates into the protein SPNKLRDELLDRELFDTLWEVKVLVECWRQTYNRIRPHSALGYRPPVPEAIAPRCA